The following proteins are encoded in a genomic region of Dyadobacter sp. UC 10:
- a CDS encoding aldo/keto reductase — protein sequence MEFRQLGGSGLKVPVLSFGTGTFGGGGDFFKAWGNTQVDEASRLVNLCVDSGINFFDTANVYSQGRSEEILGKAIIGMRDKIILSTKATFKMGSKPNDFGSPRFHLIKSCEDSLRRLQTDYIDIYHMHGFDGVTPIEETLSALDDMIRAGKIRYIACSNFSGWHLMKSLSVSERYGWAKYIAHQAHYSLLSREFEWELMPLALDQKVGTIVWSPLSAGRLSGRYRRNQPIPADGRIAQGGGEGPAIPEDFFFDLIDVIDVIAAETEKTVAQVALNWLLQRPTVSNIVIGARNEEQLKQNLGAVGWNLTPGQVKKLDEASEKSPIYPYWHQRKNPDLNPLPDFYGKLSEK from the coding sequence ATGGAATTCAGGCAGTTAGGCGGATCAGGGTTAAAAGTGCCAGTATTGAGTTTCGGGACAGGAACCTTTGGCGGCGGAGGCGATTTTTTTAAAGCATGGGGAAACACGCAGGTCGACGAGGCATCCCGCCTTGTAAACTTATGTGTAGATTCCGGGATAAATTTCTTCGACACTGCAAATGTTTATTCTCAGGGTAGGTCGGAGGAAATTTTGGGAAAGGCGATCATCGGTATGAGAGATAAAATCATTCTTTCTACCAAAGCTACCTTCAAAATGGGTAGCAAGCCCAATGACTTTGGCTCTCCCAGATTTCATCTGATAAAGTCTTGTGAGGATAGCCTGCGCAGGTTGCAAACCGACTATATCGATATTTATCACATGCACGGTTTCGATGGTGTAACACCTATTGAAGAAACTTTGAGCGCGTTAGATGATATGATCCGCGCCGGCAAGATCAGATATATAGCCTGCTCGAACTTCTCAGGCTGGCATTTAATGAAGTCACTTTCCGTTTCCGAACGTTACGGCTGGGCAAAGTACATTGCGCACCAGGCACATTACTCGCTGTTAAGCAGGGAGTTTGAATGGGAACTCATGCCGCTGGCGCTGGACCAGAAGGTCGGGACCATCGTATGGAGTCCGTTGTCTGCGGGGAGGCTGAGCGGTAGATACCGGAGAAACCAGCCAATTCCAGCCGACGGGCGTATTGCTCAGGGAGGAGGAGAAGGACCGGCGATTCCAGAGGATTTTTTCTTTGATCTGATCGATGTCATCGACGTAATTGCTGCTGAAACGGAAAAAACAGTCGCTCAGGTAGCCTTGAACTGGCTGTTGCAGCGCCCTACGGTAAGCAATATTGTAATCGGCGCCAGAAATGAAGAGCAACTAAAACAGAACCTCGGTGCAGTCGGTTGGAACCTTACCCCTGGCCAGGTGAAGAAACTGGACGAGGCCAGCGAGAAGTCACCTATTTACCCGTACTGGCATCAGCGCAAAAACCCGGATCTGAACCCCCTGCCCGATTTTTACGGCAAGCTTTCTGAGAAATGA
- a CDS encoding BamA/TamA family outer membrane protein, protein MYKLRILLLLSIGIARFPHANAQGDWFKRFVKKTVSDTTAPGEPSFRIYPTLGYSPETSFEFGLSSLLIFQAKKDTLNRLSEVQAFTFVTLEAQYGIWLDNAIYGDKDKWFFLGRTRFQRFPLLYYGIGPETPDKDPALIDANYLLLRQRVLRKIVPNLFAGPEIDYQQLYNTHFEQPDDHFYEKPLGSDGARNIGFGAALVYDNRHNVLNVRKGFFGEISFLKYSPALGSNQNFRSINVDVRGSHPTSIRNVLAWQVYSSFSAGNVPFNQLALMGGEMIMRGYYYGRYRDKGMIATQIEHRWLPFGFSKRFGAVAFAGTAVVGPRISELSLKHIKPAGGVGLRYLLFPKKDIFLRLDVGFTKDGPGFYLFTGEAF, encoded by the coding sequence TTGTATAAACTGAGAATTCTCCTCCTTTTGTCGATCGGCATTGCGCGCTTTCCCCACGCAAATGCGCAGGGTGACTGGTTCAAACGTTTTGTAAAAAAGACAGTTTCAGATACGACTGCTCCGGGCGAGCCGAGTTTCCGCATTTACCCAACTTTGGGGTATTCCCCGGAGACGAGCTTCGAGTTCGGATTATCGTCGTTGCTAATTTTTCAGGCAAAAAAAGATACGCTCAACCGGCTCAGCGAGGTGCAGGCGTTCACCTTTGTGACGCTGGAGGCACAGTATGGTATCTGGCTTGATAATGCCATCTATGGAGATAAGGATAAATGGTTTTTTCTTGGCCGGACCCGTTTTCAGCGGTTTCCCTTGCTGTATTATGGCATCGGTCCGGAAACGCCCGACAAGGATCCCGCTTTGATAGACGCTAATTATCTGCTTTTAAGACAAAGGGTTTTACGGAAAATTGTGCCCAATCTGTTTGCTGGTCCGGAGATAGACTATCAGCAACTCTACAACACGCATTTCGAGCAGCCCGATGATCACTTTTACGAAAAGCCCCTGGGAAGCGACGGCGCGCGGAACATTGGTTTTGGCGCGGCGCTGGTTTATGACAACCGGCACAATGTACTGAATGTAAGGAAGGGTTTCTTCGGTGAGATATCATTTCTCAAATACAGCCCGGCACTCGGCAGCAACCAAAACTTCCGTTCGATCAACGTGGATGTGCGCGGCTCACACCCTACCAGCATTCGAAATGTGCTCGCCTGGCAGGTGTACAGCAGTTTCAGCGCAGGGAATGTGCCTTTCAACCAGCTTGCGTTGATGGGCGGCGAAATGATTATGCGCGGCTATTATTACGGCAGATACCGGGATAAGGGAATGATCGCTACGCAAATAGAGCACCGGTGGCTTCCTTTTGGTTTCAGCAAACGGTTCGGGGCTGTTGCATTTGCCGGTACCGCCGTGGTAGGCCCCCGGATTTCAGAGCTTTCTTTAAAACACATCAAACCTGCCGGCGGAGTAGGGCTGCGTTACCTGTTGTTTCCTAAAAAAGACATCTTCCTGCGTCTGGACGTAGGTTTTACCAAAGACGGGCCGGGCTTTTACCTCTTTACCGGAGAAGCTTTTTAG
- a CDS encoding GMC oxidoreductase, which translates to MANLNIDALKEVTYDAIVIGSGVSGGWAAKELTAKGLKVLMLEKGKNLEHVTGYENALKAPWETEYNGRLTIKQKETHPFLSRDYPYNENTAKYWMNDMDAPYEEKKRFDWFRPDIVGGKSIMWGRQSYRLSDIDFEANLKDGIAVDWPIRYKDIAPWYSYVEKHVGISGEKLGLPQLPDSEFLPPMDMYFVEKEVRKRLEKEFPGRNMTIGRVANLSQPTKIQLEGGRSPCQYRNRCSLGCPYGAYFSTQSSTLPPAVKTGLLTLRPDSAVREIIYDGKKDGGRATGVRVVDTKTLQEKEYFAGLIFVCASAIASAALLLNSTSDRFPNGMGNDSGELGHNLMDHHFRTGASGVWEGDLDKYYFGRRANGIYIPRYRNIGSDKRDYLRGFGYQGGGGRQGWQRNVAELAFGADFKEELTTPGNWTMGFGGFGETLPYHDNYMYLSKEKKDKFGIPTVVFDADLRENEKKMRVDMMNDAAEMLERSGVKNVKTYDNGSYLGMAIHEMGTARMGRDPKTSVLNGNNQLHAVKNVFVTDGASMTSASCVNPSLTYMALTARAVDFAVKESKKKNI; encoded by the coding sequence ATGGCGAATCTTAATATTGACGCATTAAAAGAAGTTACCTACGATGCTATCGTAATCGGATCAGGAGTTTCGGGGGGCTGGGCCGCGAAAGAGCTGACTGCCAAAGGATTAAAAGTCCTGATGCTTGAAAAAGGGAAAAACCTGGAACACGTTACCGGTTACGAAAATGCACTGAAAGCGCCCTGGGAAACGGAATACAACGGACGCCTTACCATCAAACAAAAAGAAACCCATCCTTTCCTCTCCCGGGACTATCCCTACAATGAGAACACGGCAAAGTATTGGATGAATGATATGGATGCCCCTTACGAAGAGAAAAAACGCTTCGACTGGTTCCGTCCCGATATTGTCGGAGGTAAATCCATTATGTGGGGCAGACAGTCATACAGACTGAGCGACATTGATTTTGAAGCCAACCTGAAAGATGGCATTGCCGTAGACTGGCCGATCAGATATAAAGACATTGCGCCCTGGTATTCTTATGTTGAAAAACATGTGGGTATTTCTGGTGAAAAACTGGGCCTGCCGCAACTTCCCGACAGCGAATTCCTGCCTCCAATGGACATGTATTTCGTAGAAAAGGAAGTCAGGAAGCGTCTTGAGAAAGAATTTCCGGGCCGGAACATGACCATTGGCCGCGTAGCCAATCTTTCCCAGCCGACTAAAATACAGCTGGAAGGCGGCCGCTCTCCATGCCAGTACCGCAACCGCTGCTCGCTGGGCTGTCCTTACGGAGCATATTTCAGTACCCAGTCCAGCACGCTACCGCCTGCTGTAAAAACAGGATTGCTAACGCTTCGCCCGGATTCTGCAGTGCGTGAAATTATTTACGACGGCAAAAAAGACGGTGGCCGTGCTACCGGTGTAAGGGTTGTGGATACCAAAACATTACAGGAAAAAGAATACTTTGCAGGCCTCATTTTCGTATGCGCCAGCGCCATCGCTTCGGCCGCATTGCTGTTAAATTCAACCTCCGACCGGTTCCCGAATGGAATGGGCAACGATTCGGGTGAACTGGGACATAATTTGATGGACCACCATTTCCGTACGGGAGCGAGTGGTGTTTGGGAAGGCGACCTGGATAAGTACTATTTTGGCCGCCGCGCAAACGGAATTTACATTCCGCGTTACCGCAATATCGGTTCCGACAAGCGTGATTACCTGCGTGGATTCGGGTACCAGGGTGGCGGAGGACGCCAGGGCTGGCAGCGAAATGTTGCTGAACTGGCATTTGGTGCCGATTTCAAAGAAGAGCTTACGACGCCGGGAAACTGGACAATGGGCTTTGGAGGTTTTGGTGAAACATTACCGTACCATGATAACTACATGTATTTGAGCAAAGAAAAGAAAGACAAATTCGGCATCCCGACTGTCGTTTTCGATGCTGATCTTCGCGAAAACGAAAAGAAAATGCGTGTGGATATGATGAACGATGCCGCCGAAATGCTTGAAAGATCGGGTGTTAAAAATGTAAAAACCTATGACAATGGCTCTTACCTGGGCATGGCGATCCACGAAATGGGAACGGCTAGAATGGGCCGCGACCCTAAAACCTCGGTTTTAAATGGAAACAACCAGCTTCATGCGGTGAAAAATGTATTTGTCACAGACGGCGCATCCATGACTTCTGCCTCCTGCGTTAATCCGTCGCTCACCTACATGGCGCTGACAGCCCGCGCGGTTGATTTTGCTGTGAAAGAAAGTAAGAAGAAGAATATTTAA
- a CDS encoding gluconate 2-dehydrogenase subunit 3 family protein translates to MNRREAVQKITFLMGGTLSAPLMAGIMGEKLNFGPSISISEGQEALLAEVADVIIPSTGTPGAKAAGAEKFITRVMRDCFPIDEQKKFYASLEKVDALSKETYSKSFASLDQTQKIEIIKKTTVADKPFFLQMKGLTITGYFTSEIGATQALDYLPIPGRFDGSWPMPKGQKSWAL, encoded by the coding sequence ATGAACCGTAGAGAAGCTGTTCAAAAAATAACTTTCCTGATGGGAGGTACCTTGTCAGCCCCGCTTATGGCGGGTATTATGGGGGAAAAATTGAATTTTGGGCCTTCGATATCAATCTCAGAAGGTCAGGAGGCACTGCTTGCCGAAGTTGCCGACGTGATCATCCCTTCCACGGGTACCCCAGGCGCCAAAGCAGCGGGCGCTGAAAAATTCATAACCCGAGTTATGCGCGACTGCTTTCCTATCGACGAGCAAAAGAAATTTTACGCCAGCCTGGAAAAGGTCGATGCGCTCAGCAAAGAAACTTATTCCAAAAGTTTCGCTTCACTGGACCAGACCCAGAAAATCGAAATCATCAAGAAGACAACGGTAGCAGACAAGCCATTTTTCCTGCAAATGAAGGGATTGACCATCACGGGTTACTTTACCTCTGAAATCGGGGCAACGCAAGCGCTTGATTACCTGCCTATTCCCGGACGTTTCGACGGATCCTGGCCGATGCCAAAGGGCCAGAAAAGCTGGGCACTTTAA
- a CDS encoding T9SS type A sorting domain-containing protein — MKHYVTNSFNYKVRAAWAALGLAFLLTLSSGNKTFAQVYADEEGPSDIINCALLGCGSSEVSSPGAAADGSDSDLTKATLRSWKAILGTTGSNVYTTISFDENVPAGKTVYVRIDPPTATGLLTNLLGIVSLFSENRITAQLRSGASAVSQGTAVATQPARIVTDATGTKFYIAVTPTSNSSTFNAVRITVAAQVLELLISEVTLNVYNAFYYEDGVEDICGVPTFASLGEVGGAGLNVSLSDAVSTPEAAVDNDIATASGLGGGGVDLTLLSSLSQTLYFKKTSAPTDQAVVYLSFQTALVNANLLNGLTIQAFNGAQSAGPATGVSNLLNANVLDLITVGDGVNAGVVIPFYYTPTLPFDRITISLGSAVNVSLLGSTGVRIFGAGQVTPKPTLSSEIVYQFSGATPSVTASVSTGDLIYWQGPLDDRTNLTANPVASPAPFPIPVSANGDYVAVSVQGAECTLNPSDSTRLRVVVLNDISDAIPAGVSGEAFPADVFIRAASDGYAVTYTTPTGLPAGIDFNTTTGELLPNGNLPVVTETTTYNVVVGILVDGNPTGLTLTKTITVDPKLSLPGGVFPYTMENLNTYVKNISESVSSGGNGSAAGGRTGATLEYSLTEPGARIAAAPSGFSMSANGDLNGDPSAAGEDDYDFTVYVTDGIQTASATYILRIVDPLPVTLVDFKATAEGTTASLSWSTSEESNSDRFDVERSQNGKVWSKIGSVKSNTESKTTQYYNYSDASPIGGRNFYRLKMVDLDETFNYSRIIEVKFENMSFVSPNPIKADENLKITLTDWSNVKTVKVINTAGKTVFESSNALSTGISTRNLAAGAYVVKIVQNDGTVLTHRFVRQ, encoded by the coding sequence ATGAAGCATTACGTTACGAATAGTTTTAATTATAAAGTCAGGGCAGCATGGGCCGCCCTTGGACTGGCATTTTTGCTAACCCTATCCTCGGGAAATAAGACATTTGCACAGGTTTATGCAGATGAGGAAGGTCCATCGGATATCATTAATTGTGCCTTACTTGGCTGCGGATCCTCTGAGGTTTCATCTCCCGGAGCGGCAGCGGACGGATCGGACTCTGATCTAACAAAAGCAACTTTGCGTTCGTGGAAAGCGATACTTGGGACAACCGGAAGCAATGTTTATACGACAATTAGTTTTGATGAAAATGTGCCCGCCGGGAAGACTGTTTATGTTAGAATCGATCCCCCAACAGCGACAGGATTACTGACAAACCTGCTTGGAATAGTGAGTCTCTTTTCCGAAAACAGAATCACTGCGCAACTGAGAAGTGGTGCGAGCGCGGTTTCCCAGGGTACCGCTGTGGCAACTCAACCTGCGAGGATTGTGACTGATGCCACGGGCACTAAATTCTATATCGCCGTAACGCCTACCAGTAACAGTTCTACATTTAATGCGGTTCGGATAACTGTTGCCGCGCAGGTGCTTGAACTGCTTATTTCTGAGGTGACTTTGAATGTATACAATGCATTCTATTATGAAGATGGCGTGGAAGATATTTGCGGAGTGCCTACTTTCGCGTCACTTGGTGAAGTGGGCGGTGCAGGACTGAATGTCAGCTTGTCTGACGCTGTTTCAACTCCGGAAGCTGCGGTTGATAACGACATTGCAACTGCATCCGGACTTGGTGGTGGAGGAGTGGACCTTACTCTTCTTTCTTCTTTGTCTCAGACTTTGTATTTCAAAAAGACTTCCGCACCTACGGACCAGGCTGTCGTCTATCTGTCGTTTCAAACGGCGCTCGTAAATGCAAATTTGCTGAATGGTCTTACAATCCAGGCATTTAACGGAGCGCAAAGCGCGGGCCCTGCAACAGGGGTTTCTAATCTGCTGAACGCGAATGTGCTCGATCTGATCACGGTGGGCGACGGAGTCAATGCGGGCGTAGTCATTCCGTTCTATTATACACCAACATTGCCTTTCGATCGTATTACCATAAGTCTTGGAAGTGCAGTCAATGTATCTTTATTGGGATCTACGGGAGTAAGAATTTTTGGAGCCGGTCAGGTTACTCCGAAACCGACGCTTAGCTCGGAGATTGTTTACCAGTTTTCAGGTGCTACTCCTTCCGTTACCGCCAGCGTCTCAACTGGTGATTTGATATACTGGCAGGGGCCTTTGGACGACAGAACGAATCTTACGGCAAATCCTGTCGCTTCGCCCGCTCCGTTCCCAATTCCTGTGTCTGCGAATGGCGACTATGTTGCAGTGTCGGTACAGGGAGCTGAGTGTACACTGAATCCATCCGATTCTACCAGGCTTCGTGTAGTGGTTTTGAACGATATTTCTGATGCGATACCGGCGGGAGTATCTGGAGAGGCTTTCCCGGCAGATGTGTTTATCAGGGCTGCCTCAGACGGTTATGCTGTCACTTACACTACTCCAACGGGTTTGCCCGCCGGAATTGATTTTAACACTACAACCGGTGAATTGCTGCCTAATGGTAATCTTCCAGTCGTAACGGAAACAACAACGTACAATGTTGTGGTTGGTATTCTGGTTGACGGAAATCCTACCGGGCTGACTTTAACTAAAACCATCACGGTTGATCCGAAGCTCTCACTGCCCGGCGGCGTGTTCCCTTATACGATGGAAAATTTGAACACCTATGTGAAAAATATTTCCGAGTCTGTCTCATCAGGTGGAAATGGCTCGGCAGCAGGTGGCCGCACAGGAGCAACGCTTGAATATTCATTGACTGAACCAGGCGCACGAATTGCAGCAGCCCCATCCGGTTTTTCTATGTCCGCAAATGGAGACCTGAACGGAGATCCATCTGCTGCTGGTGAAGATGACTACGATTTTACCGTGTATGTTACCGATGGCATCCAAACTGCCTCTGCAACTTACATACTGCGAATCGTTGATCCGCTTCCAGTTACACTTGTAGATTTCAAAGCAACAGCAGAAGGTACCACAGCATCCTTGTCGTGGTCAACTTCCGAGGAATCAAACAGCGATCGCTTTGATGTTGAACGCAGCCAGAATGGAAAAGTATGGTCGAAAATCGGTTCAGTAAAATCAAATACAGAGAGCAAAACGACCCAATACTACAATTATTCAGATGCAAGCCCGATCGGTGGACGGAATTTCTATCGCCTGAAAATGGTTGACCTGGACGAAACGTTCAATTATAGCCGCATCATTGAGGTGAAGTTTGAGAACATGTCGTTTGTTTCACCTAATCCAATCAAGGCAGATGAAAATCTGAAAATTACATTAACCGATTGGTCAAATGTGAAAACTGTTAAAGTGATCAATACGGCAGGTAAGACTGTATTCGAAAGCTCGAATGCCCTTTCAACAGGTATTAGCACCAGAAATCTGGCAGCGGGGGCGTACGTCGTCAAAATAGTGCAGAATGATGGGACTGTGCTTACCCACAGGTTTGTAAGACAATAG
- a CDS encoding DUF433 domain-containing protein — protein MNNWQERISIDQGIRFGKPCVRGTRIAVLDVLGWLANGMSYEEILEEFPSLTKEDILAALAFAANREENTKILISA, from the coding sequence ATGAATAATTGGCAGGAGAGGATTAGTATCGATCAGGGGATACGGTTTGGCAAACCGTGCGTCAGAGGTACGCGCATTGCTGTTTTGGATGTGTTAGGTTGGCTGGCGAATGGTATGTCTTATGAAGAGATTTTGGAAGAGTTTCCGTCTTTGACCAAAGAAGATATTTTAGCAGCCCTGGCATTTGCAGCAAATCGGGAAGAAAATACTAAGATTTTGATTTCTGCCTGA
- a CDS encoding LuxR C-terminal-related transcriptional regulator, with amino-acid sequence MKIALVDENLLLIDALRGLLLLMPEFSEVNTYTSGDDFLSEAIITPPEILIMDLETTAKEGHELLEISRNRLPENLKIIVFSEISDIQNIKLTIKRGVHGILSQQTTFEELKECIDTVKSGNQYIGNSLKNSLIHSVFTNDSATLHLSPRENEVLQRVCGGNTIKEIAYDLKLSVHTVQYYHRSVMDKLKVKRTTDLIVYAIQHKLFIPESK; translated from the coding sequence ATGAAAATTGCCCTGGTAGATGAAAATTTACTTCTGATTGATGCTTTGCGAGGCCTTCTTTTACTTATGCCGGAATTCAGTGAAGTCAACACATATACGTCCGGAGATGACTTTTTGAGCGAAGCAATAATCACTCCTCCTGAGATACTGATTATGGATTTGGAAACGACCGCAAAAGAGGGCCACGAGTTGCTTGAAATTAGCCGGAACCGGCTTCCTGAAAACCTTAAAATTATAGTCTTTTCCGAAATCAGCGATATTCAAAATATCAAACTGACAATTAAGCGGGGTGTGCATGGAATTCTCTCTCAACAGACTACATTCGAAGAACTGAAAGAATGCATAGATACCGTAAAGTCTGGTAATCAGTACATTGGAAATTCTTTGAAAAATTCGCTTATTCATAGCGTGTTCACAAACGACAGCGCTACGCTGCACCTTTCACCCAGGGAAAATGAGGTTTTGCAGCGGGTTTGCGGTGGTAATACCATCAAAGAAATAGCATACGACTTAAAACTAAGTGTACATACTGTGCAGTACTACCACCGTAGTGTGATGGATAAGTTGAAAGTAAAACGCACAACCGATTTGATCGTTTACGCAATACAGCACAAGTTATTTATACCCGAATCAAAATAG
- a CDS encoding DUF5615 family PIN-like protein, translating to MKLLFDENLSYRIVKKVSRIAPRSLHVSRTGLEVPAKDTDIWDYAKLNKYVVVSFDEDFQDLSSLYGFPPKVILLKLGNSSTQAISEVLFAKWEEIKLFYQPEAAGVLEIF from the coding sequence ATGAAATTACTCTTTGATGAAAACCTTTCTTATAGAATTGTAAAAAAAGTAAGTCGAATTGCTCCTCGCAGTTTGCATGTCAGCAGAACCGGTTTAGAAGTACCCGCTAAGGATACAGATATCTGGGATTATGCGAAATTGAATAAATATGTGGTCGTTTCTTTTGATGAAGATTTTCAGGATCTATCCAGTTTATATGGATTTCCGCCTAAGGTTATTTTGTTAAAATTGGGAAATTCTTCAACCCAAGCGATAAGCGAAGTGTTATTCGCTAAATGGGAGGAAATTAAGCTCTTTTATCAGCCAGAAGCAGCGGGAGTTCTTGAAATATTTTGA
- a CDS encoding MFS transporter, with translation MDEKSKIANARRAVLLIFLVCGIGLSSWAPMVPFAKIRLALNDADLGVVLLSLGAGAILTMPVAGFLINKYGSRNVAFTSAMVIAAILPILLLTTTSYQLAAALFVFGAGIGSIDVAMNAQAVLVQERFGKHIMSSFHGLFSVGGLIGAIGLGFLIKAGLSPNVAAGSISALLVVITSTQIKYLLPHSEEAKMDSSNFVLPKGPVLVLGIMCFIIFLAEGSLLDWSAVFLQFSRNFDPSLSGMGYAAFSVAMAIMRLTGDGLIHKLGPAKVVLYGTLLAGFGFLIAVLTPWAATALLGFVLVGLGAANVVPVFFTAAGRIPGIPPSIALSAVTILGYSGQLAGPALIGIIAELTSLSIALGLVGVLLFVVAFGYKHRD, from the coding sequence ATGGACGAAAAGTCGAAGATTGCCAATGCTCGCAGAGCTGTTTTACTTATTTTTCTTGTATGCGGGATTGGCTTGTCGAGCTGGGCACCGATGGTACCTTTTGCTAAAATACGACTTGCATTGAATGACGCTGACCTGGGTGTGGTTTTGTTATCATTGGGTGCCGGCGCAATCCTCACAATGCCCGTCGCCGGCTTTCTGATCAACAAATACGGTAGCCGTAATGTTGCATTTACCTCCGCTATGGTGATTGCCGCGATACTGCCTATCCTGCTGCTCACCACAACTTCCTACCAACTGGCTGCGGCCTTGTTTGTCTTCGGCGCCGGAATCGGCTCGATCGATGTCGCGATGAATGCCCAGGCCGTTCTTGTCCAGGAACGTTTCGGCAAACATATTATGTCTTCTTTTCACGGCTTGTTCAGTGTCGGCGGGCTGATAGGTGCTATCGGGCTGGGTTTTCTGATTAAAGCAGGATTGTCTCCCAATGTGGCGGCGGGCAGTATTTCGGCATTGCTGGTCGTCATTACCTCCACGCAGATCAAATACCTGTTGCCGCATTCCGAAGAAGCCAAAATGGATAGCAGTAATTTTGTGCTCCCGAAAGGCCCCGTCCTGGTACTGGGAATTATGTGCTTTATCATCTTCCTGGCGGAAGGCTCCCTGTTAGACTGGAGTGCTGTGTTTCTGCAGTTCTCCCGCAACTTTGACCCTTCGCTGTCGGGAATGGGGTATGCTGCATTTTCCGTTGCTATGGCCATTATGCGACTCACAGGCGATGGCCTGATCCACAAACTTGGCCCCGCCAAGGTAGTGCTTTACGGAACTTTGCTGGCAGGGTTTGGCTTTCTGATCGCCGTACTCACGCCATGGGCCGCAACTGCCTTACTCGGCTTCGTGCTGGTAGGATTGGGCGCTGCCAATGTAGTCCCCGTGTTTTTTACCGCTGCGGGACGTATTCCCGGCATTCCTCCATCCATCGCACTTTCAGCAGTAACAATCCTTGGTTATTCCGGTCAACTGGCAGGGCCTGCTTTGATTGGCATTATTGCAGAACTCACTTCGCTTTCGATCGCCCTCGGTCTGGTTGGGGTGCTGCTATTTGTGGTTGCATTTGGTTACAAACATCGGGATTGA